The Symphalangus syndactylus isolate Jambi chromosome 1, NHGRI_mSymSyn1-v2.1_pri, whole genome shotgun sequence DNA segment CCATCACACTGCTGTTCTCCAAATGAGCTGCTTACCTTTGTATCTGATATGCCCGAGAACTCTCTTCTCTTTACCAAGAACAGTTCTCTTCTTTAGCAAGAACAGTTCAGTCTCTACTGGCATTGCTTGTGTTCAACTAATCCCACAAAAAGAACATGGCGGTTTCCATATCACACAGTACCTTGCTTTTTTCCAATTGACTTATCCCCTCCAAGGCAACTATGGTAACATGTGGAATGATAGAGCAGAAGGAAAAATGGATGGATCACTGGACTGAGTTTCTATTTATTGCTAAGGGCCAGGAAGGAACTGGCTGACAGCAGATGACACTCAGATGTACCCTGCAGTAGTTAGAGAAGCAGTTTGCATCATGAGGCAAGGGAAGGTGCTATCTGATGAGAAGGGGGTGGTTTCATGTGGATGGGAAGAATCTGCACTCAAAATGCTGATTCTCTTCTTACCCTCCCACGCCCCTTCTGGACATTAGACCTGCCTGATGTGCAGACAAGTTCGTGCTGACAAACACAAAGCATTTGGGACCAGTGGATGGTAGTGAGAGCTCTTCACAGCCTTGGTCCAGCTGGGTTTGGTGTCTTTGTGCctttgttgagcacttactgtgcCTTGTTCCTCATTAGGGAGGTTGTGGATCGTATGAatacaaatgaaatataaatggcCGCTGTCCTCAAGAAACTTGTTTCCTTGGGAAAATGGTAGCAAAGCAAAttaaacaaatacagaaaatagaagcaacAAGTTGCTATTATGGGGAACAAACAAGAAAGGATGTTCACAGGGAATTGGACTCGTGGAAGGAAGCAGTCTTACACTTGATCTTCAAGAAAGTGATGCACGGGACTGTGTACAGGGGATGTGGAAGAACATCGTAGGCCAGCATAGGGAGTGACTGGGTCAGTTCATCCTGTGCCTTCTGTTGGAGGAGTTTAAAGTACTCACTCAGCTGACAGTGGGGTCTCCACAATCCCTTTGTTTTGAGGAGTCACACAGAGTCACTTCATACCTGAAGGGATACATTAAGACATAATTTGTGTTTGTCAGAACTGCCCCACTGAAAAGTTTGGAAAAGATACAGAATGTTTTGTCAAACCACTCACTTGCCAAGCTTTCTTAACTTTTCACAGACTAACCCAGCACAGGCTGATGACAGACAGGCTGTGGTGGCAGTGAGCATTTGTTCATCACAGGCAATAGCCATCAGGGCTCACAACCCCAGTTGCTAAATACATTACCCTTGAGCTCTGGGTGTCTACTTTGTTAACAAAGTTCATTGAAGGATTACTGTTGCAGCATGACCTCCCGTGTCTTAATGTGGAAATCAGAAAGCTTCCACCATCCTGTCACTTAAGATCAGTAGTGATGTATGAGCAAGGCTGGCCAGCTGAAAGACTTGCCTTGGACTGGCGTGTTGATCATAAGTAGGGGGATTCTATAGTAAGGTGCATCTGCTCCAGGCACTTCAGTAAGGTCTCTGTGCAAACTACTTCATTTCCTTGCCCCAAAAGATTCTCTTGAGAATAATGGAGAATCCTCTCTGTTTGGGCATTTTACAAATAATCCATCTCAGTGTACATGTTTGAATGACACAAGAGCAAAGTCCTCCGTAAGCCCAGAGGAGCTTGCACAGATACTCATGGAGCTGCAGAGTCTCCAGATGGAGGATCCTAAAAGAAGCAGACAGACTCTATTTCTGTAGACACCTGAGAAGAGTTGATACATGTAGCTTCAGGCATCTTTCAGGGACCGGAGAGGACTGTGGTGTATTGTAATTGATACCTGTAGGGACTCTCTGCAGGGGCAGCTTGCCCTTGTGCccattctttgttttttcctcaGTGGTGATTCGGAATTGCCAGAGATGGCGTTAAGATTCTCCAGCTCTAATCGTGACACACAGTGTACGCCCATGAACCACCTGAATTGACCTgttgctgatgaggaaactgagtcagagaACCAGAGCAGCCACCTTTCCATATTGGCAGTGTCTAGGTGGAAGCTGTCCAGCATCTGCCTTGAGAGGGCTTCTTGCCTGGGTGGAAGGTTTGGACTTGGATTTTACTCTCTGCTTTAAAACAGTCACACTTTTTCAAGTGAATGTACATGGTAGTTtgataaattataaaactcttaagCCTGGCTTCAgggtgttttttatttatatgaattgcAAACCGAGATGatgtagtttttttctcttttgaaagtaCTATTTCTGTGGATATTTTTTCTACATCAGTCAACTTAGGTGAGTGTAGACCTTAGTCTCTGGATTGTGATTAATTGATAAATACTTTAGTTTTGGGGTGGCTTCTGAAGAGAGAGGAAAGGTGACAAGGCAGTCCATGAGATGGGAGCTAGGAGTCGGGGTCCTGTGGTACAGGGAGCAAGGGCTTTGCACCCGGCAGCCTTAGGGCTGTCTCTTTCCTGCCGTGTTCCGGCTGTGAGACCTTCTGCGGATTAAGTGCTAGGGGTCTCACTCTCTGCCTGTGTCATGTGGAGAGGACGCCTCTCCTCAGGTTGCCGTAAGAGTTGGCTGAGATGCCGCTTGATGTCACGTGCCTGGCACGGTGGTGATAGATGCCTTCCTCAGGATACCCAGGCCGGATTACCTTTGGGTGAAGCTTCCTCATGTGATTGAGCAGAGTGATCCCATGGGCCTGGCTTTAAACTCTCAGGGCTCTGTGAACTGGGGAACAGGTGCTCCGGAGTCATGTCAGTTCAAAGCCACAAGTACTTATTGATTGGGTAGAAATTAAGGCCTACTTACCATTTGGGAAATTCAGTCATCAAGTGTTTATGACACATGCAATGCACTCATTAGCactgaaggaagggagaggaccGTGAGGCTTGCTGTGAACAGACAAGGGCAGTCCTGCTTATtttgttaggttggtgcaaaagtaatcacggTTTTTGCCATTAGTGGCAAAAACCTCCTTTAGCTGAACAGCAAgcactgtaatttaaaaaacaaagagagacaTTTCCTGAATCCCTGAGCTTAAATCACATTTGGCAAGATGATTAACCATATTTCTTGGTAGTATTTTATATGGAACCAGAAGTTTTCAAGTTACTCTTAAATTTGTTTCGTTAGTTTTTGGAACACAGTTAGCAAACTGACATTCTCAACACTTACGAAGCAGTGAATGTCGCATTTAAATATTACAGATATTATTTTTTGAGGTTGTATTGTGTTTAATGGAAATGTGGGAAAATGCAAGTTATTGTCATTTCAAAATGCTTAGAAGTAACTTGTTTTTCTCAATACTTGTTTACTTTGATAGAGACTAGATATAAAAGCGTTAGTTTTCTTGAAaagatgtgtatatttttatgtgatgCCATGGTCAAGAATGCAGAAGCAGAAATGCAGTGAAACTGAGTTTCTGACTTTGGTGTATAAAAGATGAGTCCTGGCCATTGCTCCTGCAGGAGTCAGACTTTcaacatatttttcctttgagtcCGTGGTCTTGTAAAATAGGCACATTTCTGTGATGTGGGAGGGTGGCTACCCCTCCGTTAAGCAGCTCTCTCTAGCCAGTCATTGTGTGGCCAGCACTTTGTTGGGAAGAAGTAGGACTCAGGTGCTGGCCCCTCTCTAGCCTGTCTCCATGCCCTGCGAAGCCTGCGCAGTGGCCCTTGCCTATTAAACTTACATCCCAGGAGTTGATTATGAGCATACTTACTTTCTGGAGTTAGGAAGACCCACTGAATTCAACAAGTGACTCAAAAATGGTCTTGTATTTCCTGATAATAAAAAATGTGATTAATACCAGCAATTAGTTCTTGTGATTAAAATCAGGAATTGACAAGGTAATAAATAGATGAGCAAGGTAAGGAGTCATAGGATTCGACTCAGATGTGAGTTCCAGCCTCACAAATACATTCCAAAGAGTGGCCTACAGACTGCAGGCTCCTGGAGTGCTACGAAACTGTCAGTGAGACTGACGAGCCAGCCATCGTCACCGACTCTGTGTTGCTATGAGGGTGACTGGTCACTGAGCCTGTCCCCATGTGGCTGTGATGGTGCCTGGTCACCGAGCCTGTCCCTGTGTGGCTGTGAGGGTGCCTGGTCACTGAGCCTGTCTCTGTGTGGCTGTGAGGGTGCCCGTCTGTGGGAGGCAGGATCTTTCTCGTTCATGAGCCTGGGATTGGCTTGTGCCAGGAGAGCCTTGAGAAGATCCTTCATTCTGCTGTGCAGCATTTCAGCTCTTTTTCAACATTtgaagaacaaaaagacaaatctcCTGGGGcagatatttttttatttttctcaaaatcacCCCATGGAATTCCAGCACAAATTGAATAgtaatagataaaattaaaacctCTTCCCAAAACTCAGTTGATTTATTCTTCATGTTCTGCCTATTTTGAAATTCCAGAATTGaccacatgatttttttttttttaatgtaccctTTGGTGAAAGCTGTCTGAGGCACTTGCCACTGAAGGCCCAATTGTCCATTGATATATAATAATATCGTTTCTGCTGGAACTGCAAATGGGACATTATGTTGGATTCCACTGAGCTGCTTTTTGAGGACCACTGTGTGGAGACAATACAGGGTCTGTTTACAGGTGGTTTGTAATCCAGTTACCTGCACAAGCAGAACCTTGCCATCCAAGTTTAGGATCATTAGTAGAATCCTGATTTGGAGATTGCTTTATTCAGGAGCCCTTTCCCACCCTCCCAACATGAAAGCGTGGAACACCCAGCCTCTTCTTGTGAGATAAATGAGTATGAAGGAAGAAGCTGGGTGACTATGAAAACCTAAGTTTAGCACGATTGCTTAATGACTTACTTCCAGAGTTTCTGTGGGCAGAGTTGCTGCAGACATTGATTTGACTCCGAGCATACTGCTTATAGTCTTCAACCCGAAGGCGCTTCCTGCCTCACAGGCACGCCTCCTCACCTTACTGCCAGCCGCAACCCAAATGGCGATTCCAGCATTTCATTCTTTATCCCAGCCTCTCCCCTTAGGAATTTTCTCTCGCTTCTCAAGCTTTACAGCAAAATGTACTTTCAGATGtatacatttttcacattttttcttataGCAGATACTACCTGACAATGCGATAtactcatttaaaattaaaatccaaatCCCAGCTGTTATGTGTGAGTAACTTACATTTAAAAGCAGCCCAAACACAGTCCTGGGTATCTAGTTTTTGTTAGGGAAGGAGGGGGCATTTCcctactccccacccccagctgagGGAAAGAAGCCCCCAAGCTGGCCCGTTCGTTCagggaggaggctgagacacacaGAGTCTCCACTCTGTCCTCCCTTCAGGAGCAGCTGCCAGAGCGGCCACACTCCACCTTTGGGGGAGAAAGGGTGCCCCCCGGAAAGCCAGGTTCCAGGGTAGAATGTAGCTCCTGTCCTCGTGGAAGGTTAACCTATCCAGGTGGAGTCTAAGTTTCACATCAACACAGAGGCCCATGTAACCCGTAATGAAGGTGAAATCAGTGTCTAACAAAATCACCAAGCTCTGGAACACCAGTGTCCCTGTTTCTGATGGGAGATTCTGGGATCTTAGTCACCACAACACTTGTTTCTAGGGAGATGTTTACTCAGAATTCCATCGAGGCGGCTTGCCTGCTCCCTTCTGACATTAGCTGCTGCCTGTCATCTGCCACCCCACCTAGTACTCAGCTGGAGTGTGTGGCCGCCTTGCTCCGGGCCTGCAGTTCAGGCCGACCAGAAGGGAGAGAGGCCAAAGGGAGCTTGGCACTCAGCCTTGTCTCCTAAGTGCCGGGTGTGGGTGCCGGGTGTGAGCACCGGTTGTGAGTGCCGGGTGTGGGTGCTGGGTGTGGGCGCCGGGTGTGAGTGCCTCCTGGGTGCGGTGAGGGGTGAACAGTTGATGCTTACCTGCCTTTTAACTCTTCTGCCCACCATAGGGTGATGCCAGTCCCTCCACTCCAGATGAGAACGAAACCACGACAACCAGCGCCTTCACCATCCAGGAGTACTTTGCCAAGCGGATGGAAGCCCTGAAGAACAAGCCCCAGGTTCCAGTTCCAGGGTCTGACATTTCCGAGACGCAGGTGGAACGtaaaagggggaagaaaagaaacaaagaggccACAGATAAAGATGTGGAAAGTTACCCCCAGCCTAAGGCCAAGAGGCACACGGAGGGAAAGCCTGAGAGGGCCGAGGCCCAGGAGCGAGTGGCCAAGAAGAAGAGTGCGCCAGCAGAAGAGCAGCTCAGAGGCCCCTGCTGGGACCAGAGTTCCGAGGCCTCTGCTGAGGATGCAGGGGACGGTGTGCAGCCGCCTGAGGGGCGGGACTTCACCCTGAAGCCCaaaaagaggagagggaagaaaaaccTGCAAAAACCAGTAGAGATAGCAGAGGACGCTACGCTAGAAGAAACGCtagtgaaaaagaagaagaagaagaagaaagattccAAATGAATCCTTCCCAGCTGGGGCCTTCTGACCACTAAGC contains these protein-coding regions:
- the PINX1 gene encoding PIN2/TERF1-interacting telomerase inhibitor 1 isoform X1 yields the protein MHAGKVQGRRKQKWAVDPQNTAWSNDDSKFGQRMLEKMGWSKGKGLGAQEQGATDHIKVQVKNNHLGLGATINNEDNWIAHQDDFNQLLAELNTCHGQETTDSSDKKEKKSFSLEEKSKISKNRVHYMKFTKGKDLSSRSKTDLDCIFGKRQSKKTPEGDASPSTPDENETTTTSAFTIQEYFAKRMEALKNKPQVPVPGSDISETQVERKRGKKRNKEATDKDVESYPQPKAKRHTEGKPERAEAQERVAKKKSAPAEEQLRGPCWDQSSEASAEDAGDGVQPPEGRDFTLKPKKRRGKKNLQKPVEIAEDATLEETLVKKKKKKKKDSK
- the PINX1 gene encoding PIN2/TERF1-interacting telomerase inhibitor 1 isoform X2; protein product: MSMLAERRRKQKWAVDPQNTAWSNDDSKFGQRMLEKMGWSKGKGLGAQEQGATDHIKVQVKNNHLGLGATINNEDNWIAHQDDFNQLLAELNTCHGQETTDSSDKKEKKSFSLEEKSKISKNRVHYMKFTKGKDLSSRSKTDLDCIFGKRQSKKTPEGDASPSTPDENETTTTSAFTIQEYFAKRMEALKNKPQVPVPGSDISETQVERKRGKKRNKEATDKDVESYPQPKAKRHTEGKPERAEAQERVAKKKSAPAEEQLRGPCWDQSSEASAEDAGDGVQPPEGRDFTLKPKKRRGKKNLQKPVEIAEDATLEETLVKKKKKKKKDSK
- the PINX1 gene encoding PIN2/TERF1-interacting telomerase inhibitor 1 isoform X3 — protein: MLEKMGWSKGKGLGAQEQGATDHIKVQVKNNHLGLGATINNEDNWIAHQDDFNQLLAELNTCHGQETTDSSDKKEKKSFSLEEKSKISKNRVHYMKFTKGKDLSSRSKTDLDCIFGKRQSKKTPEGDASPSTPDENETTTTSAFTIQEYFAKRMEALKNKPQVPVPGSDISETQVERKRGKKRNKEATDKDVESYPQPKAKRHTEGKPERAEAQERVAKKKSAPAEEQLRGPCWDQSSEASAEDAGDGVQPPEGRDFTLKPKKRRGKKNLQKPVEIAEDATLEETLVKKKKKKKKDSK